In Syngnathus scovelli strain Florida chromosome 10, RoL_Ssco_1.2, whole genome shotgun sequence, the following are encoded in one genomic region:
- the srek1ip1 gene encoding protein SREK1IP1, translating into MALPGPNKDNIRAGCKKCGYPGHLTFECRNFVRVDPQKDIVLDVSSTSTEESEEEVLNRCGQSRRDTCDDDHKKEKHKLKKNKERKSRRRYSSTSSDEEATRKKKKRSRSLSASDDDERRKKKKLKSHKKKSKKNKRDHGKHKKRHRKKKEESSTSSSGSDSD; encoded by the exons ATGGCCCTTCCTG GCCCGAATAAGGACAATATCAGAGCCGGATGCAAGAAATGCGGATATC cgGGCCATTTGACCTTTGAGTGCAGAAACTTTGTGAGAGTTGACCCCCAGAAAGACATTGTTCTGGATGTAAGTAGCACCAGCACTGAGGAGAGTGAAGAAGAAGTTCTGAATCGATGTGGGCAAAGTCGTCGAG ACACTTGTGATGATGACCACAAAAAAGAGAAGCATAAACTGAAAAAGAACAAAGAGAGAAAATCAAGAAGAAG ATATTCTTCAACATCAAGTGATGAAGAAGCTaccagaaagaaaaagaaacgtAGCAGGTCCCTCTCTGCGTCAGATGATGACGAGcgaaggaagaaaaagaaactgaaaagccacaagaaaaaaagtaaGAAGAACAAACGGGATCACGGAAAGCATAAGAAGAGACACAGAAAGAAGAAAGAGGAAAGCTCCACCAGTTCGAGTGGATCAGACAGTGATTGA